ATTTAATAAGGAAACTTTTGTCGTTAACCTATGTGATACTAAACAGTTTTGCAGATATTTATGAAGCAGGGAAAAATATAGGAATTTCAGGTATATATTCAGTGTTGTGAAGGATGAATCAAATTAAGCAAATCTTCAATTAAATCTGCACCATTGTTCTGACTGGTAAAAAGTACAGATGCAAGTATTTCTAATGTCCGAGAACCTTCTGGTGATCTCGTTCCTCCGGAAATTTTCCTTTTTACAGTCATTGGCCTAACAGCTCTTTCAGCTTTATTGTTAGTACTCTCTACTTTCGGATTAATCACAAACTGAAATAATTTTTCCTTAACTCTCTTTAAACTCTCCCCAAATTTCCTGCATTTTAAATTTTTATAAGGTCGGTCTAATTTATCCTGCAATTCTGAGATTAAATTTTCAACATCCTCCGGGCGGCCTTTTCCCTCGAATGATTTTGCTTTAGCATGGATGTACTTCATTGTTTCATGGATATGTTTGCCCTCTTCACCATAAAGTTTTGAAAGATCTTTAGAATCTACAAGAAGATGAAACCAGCAAATCTGTTGTGCTCTGTTTCCGGTTTTTCTTGCCAATGTATTATACGCAGAGAATCGGTCATGAACATCTATTCCTTTTGGGTTTTCTCCAAGAATAGAAAGTGGTTCCTTGTGACTGCGGGTTTTTGCAATCATGTATAGTGCTACACCTTCCGCAACAAAAACCCACAACCATTTGTTAATTCCACTCTCTCTCCAGGAAGTTTCATCCATGTATCTGACATCGGCTTCTCTGACCATCTCTTTGAGAACCTCATAATATTCAGAGAATTCCTTTGCAATCAATTCACCCATTTTTTTGACTTCACCAGTGCTGATTTTTAAACCGGTAAAGTTCTTAAATATTTTAGGTATTCCAACTGCAGTACCTTTCATTACAACATCCATCCAGACCGCAGTAAGCATAGCCCTTAAACCTATCCTTGCGTTTGGAAGAGCATCTAAAACTTCTCCTTCAACCATTTTTTTACATTTTGAGCAATATCTCCGAGGGATATGATACATTGTAACAATTGGTTTAACTATGGGGATATCCTCAACAATTCTTGTCCTTTCTTCCTGCACTTTGCTCAATTTGGTATTGCCGCAGTAAGGGCATTCAGCCACATCAATTGTCTTATGTATGTCAACCTTCTCCGGTTTTGGCCTAAAATTACCCTTATGTCCAGGTTGTGCCCCTCTCTTCTTTTTCTTCTCTGTTTTATTATTATCTGGATCCTTGGAATCTTTAGTTGTGCTTTTTTTTGACTCTTTTTTTATGGCATATGGTTTGCCACCTTTTTCTCCTGTAGTTGGTGGATGCCTGAATTTGTACTCATTGAATTCTTTTTTCAGCTTTTCATTTTCGTAGAGTAACTCTATGTTGGTGGAATTAGCCTGACTCAATTTTTTATTCAACTTCTCGTTTTCGACCTTCAGTTGAATAATATCATGAGATAATTTGGCTATTTCTTTCTTGTACCTGTATGTTTTGTTGTAATTACGGATACTTTCGCAATTCATCTGATATCAGTCTTCAGGCCCTACAATTACAAGATAGACTTTCTTTCCAAGGTGTTCCTTTGGACAATCAACCTTCGCACTTGTTCCAAAGGGTGTAACTTTTCGAATGTAGAACCCCTCAATGTTTTTGACATTAAGTTCAGTTTCTGCAACAATTGGTACTTTTTTCACAGATATCTATTAGATATCTAAAGTATATATAACTTACGATTTGAATCAAAATAGCGATATTTCCAGAAAAGTGATTCAAAAAAATGGGAAATTAGGATATTGCTTCAGAAGACTGAACATTTACAATTTCAGAAAATTATAGAGATTGTAGTTCGCCAGCTAAAAATGATCAATTACGTGGGAAAAGTGATTATATAGTGTTTTCAAAACAGGAACTTGACAGGTATAAAAGACAGATACTGTCTTTTGGTGAGGAAGGCCAGAAAAAATTAAAGGATGCAAAGATATTTGTTGCCGGCGCCGGAGGGCTGGGCTCTCCGATATCCATATATCTTGCAGTTGCGGGAGTCGGAACATTAGTT
The sequence above is a segment of the Methanoplanus limicola DSM 2279 genome. Coding sequences within it:
- the tnpC gene encoding IS66 family transposase, which produces MNCESIRNYNKTYRYKKEIAKLSHDIIQLKVENEKLNKKLSQANSTNIELLYENEKLKKEFNEYKFRHPPTTGEKGGKPYAIKKESKKSTTKDSKDPDNNKTEKKKKRGAQPGHKGNFRPKPEKVDIHKTIDVAECPYCGNTKLSKVQEERTRIVEDIPIVKPIVTMYHIPRRYCSKCKKMVEGEVLDALPNARIGLRAMLTAVWMDVVMKGTAVGIPKIFKNFTGLKISTGEVKKMGELIAKEFSEYYEVLKEMVREADVRYMDETSWRESGINKWLWVFVAEGVALYMIAKTRSHKEPLSILGENPKGIDVHDRFSAYNTLARKTGNRAQQICWFHLLVDSKDLSKLYGEEGKHIHETMKYIHAKAKSFEGKGRPEDVENLISELQDKLDRPYKNLKCRKFGESLKRVKEKLFQFVINPKVESTNNKAERAVRPMTVKRKISGGTRSPEGSRTLEILASVLFTSQNNGADLIEDLLNLIHPSQH
- a CDS encoding DUF2080 family transposase-associated protein, with the protein product MKKVPIVAETELNVKNIEGFYIRKVTPFGTSAKVDCPKEHLGKKVYLVIVGPED